Proteins from a genomic interval of Triplophysa dalaica isolate WHDGS20190420 chromosome 13, ASM1584641v1, whole genome shotgun sequence:
- the niban1a gene encoding protein Niban 1a: MGSASSLLDENRANYLKEQVDARFNEFATIYRKQYILAFLSQQHKELQQHKEQHTQLLKQKNPLEPGTTLYEENVVFFEDGKRWKHRFVVVRASYILECHKSYKAFMKGYPPLLRLVPTGGTVFTSEQEYIEKLDQCCPFTSNVKGDFVPIEESMPGQCPVYLRLPYRKDHYFCLHNEEQQTEFISILSDCIRHQNKDFLKKNTCEVKAFLKALQFYRQEKGQYESWDMLIGSDVRVLANLFMEDLMPYLETELQPFLKSRKTDKRRIWFMTMEDAYFRMNEHLLERLNTLKEECKDLVKENEVSMRSDMDQIISSRAFLEGKLKALVAEQATKYCAEHVQPYLPAVLEEVMVPISLGFTEARQLSEEEMKQLFEDFQERDQIEELKQALFKMSMANLQSCYKKVSKLSDHIQELQQTFNYPVKGLQNSTEIDIKQLMENVEYTYELLLRKALEDPSINFGMAIQKASNRVLKQFDYDSSTVRKKIFQDALITITLPSIKKHLAPSFKEELPKFEQHIFADYSNFINVENVYEDVLQQILEKEVLLVVNEAASKKKYNLLTESRYNFSHSSLSTTPPNSPRYLKSSPNPSTALPSSPLLGNGLKESRTFTGELEQEMNGVGQSSLKSKDAQPTTLCEDLPKSAPVTVKADVGQNKTLLDENVDDVFVTDDEKTIKQTETSTNTAPETRPELIKNALVRSSPIGKVTEALQRAATSRSTEANVPTSVISSGGEAELTAPPAGEDNISPIAVCLPIKNASVNEMDDADDIIERLSDSQRIINPDISSSDPVKEAKPMDCVQEIRDLVVEVTEIEEIMQPSEDNEESVQKTLSTDNEENIPNMLSKEHEENIQPFVYLV, from the exons ATGGGTTCAGCGTCCAGTTTACTGGATGAAAACAGAGCCAACTACTTAAAAG AGCAAGTGGATGCTAGATTTAATGAGTTCGCAACGATATATAGGAAACAATATATTCTAGCCTTCTTGTCCCAGCAACACAAAGAGCTTCAGCAACACAAAGAGCAACACACGCAGCTCCTCAAGCAAAAG AATCCTTTAGAGCCGGGAACAACCCTGTATGAAGAGAATGTGGTGTTCTTTGAGGATGGCAAAAGATGGAAACACAGATTCGTGGTGGTGCGAGCCAGTTACATCTTGGAGTGTCATAAGAGCTACAAG GCATTTATGAAAGGTTACCCTCCGCTGCTCAGGCTCGTGCCTACAGGGGGCACTGTATTCACTTCAGAACAGGAATATATAGAGAAGCTGGACCAGTGTTGCCCTTTCACTAGCA atgtCAAGGGAGATTTTGTGCCTATTGAAGAAAGCATGCCAGGACAGTGCCCAGTTTATCTCAGACTTCCGTACCGTAAGGATCATTATTTCTGTCTCCACAATGAAGAACAGCAAACGGAATTCATCTCCATCTTATCGGATTGCATTCGCCACCAGAACAAAG ACTTTCTCAAGAAGAATACGTGCGAGGTTAAAGCCTTTCTCAAAGCTCTTCAGTTCTACAGGCAGGAGAAGGGCCAGTATGAATCATGGGATATGCTCATAGGCAGTGATGTACGG GTGCTTGCTAATCTGTTCATGGAGGACCTTATGCCCTATCTGGAGACAGAATTACAGCCGTTTCTAAAGAGCAGGAAGACAGACAAGAGGAGAATCTGGTTTATG ACAATGGAAGATGCTTATTTTCGAATGAATGAACATCTACTGGAGAGGCTGAACACATTGAAAGAGGAATGCAAAGACCTGGTTAAAGAGAATGAGGTGTCCATGCGCTCCGACATGGATCAGATCATCAGCTCCAGAGCTTTTCTGGAAGGCAAACTCAAAG cATTGGTTGCTGAGCAAGCAACAAAATACTGTGCAGAGCACGTGCAGCCGTACCTGCCAGCCGTCTTGGAGGAAGTGATGGTGCCCATCAGTCTGGGCTTCACAGAGGCCCGGCAGCTCAGTGAGGAGGAGATGAAACAACTGTTTGAGGACTTCCAGGAACGTGATCAAATTGAGGAACTCAAACAG GCTCTGTTTAAAATGAGTATGGCTAATTTACAGAGCTGTTATAAGAAAGTAAGCAAACTGTCAGATCACATCCAAGAACTTCAGCAAACCTTCAACTACCCTGTCAAGGGTCTGCAGAACAGCACAGAGATAGACATAAAACAg TTGATGGAGAATGTCGAGTACACCTATGAACTTCTTCTGAGAAAGGCCCTGGAGGACCCCTCCATCAACTTCGGGATGGCCATTCAAAAGGCTTCAAACAGGGTCCTGAAG CAATTTGACTATGACAGTAGCACAGTGAGGAAAAAGATCTTTCAAGATGCACTGATAACCATCACTCTACCCAGCATCAAGAAGCATTTAGCACCATCATTCAAAGAG GAGCTACCAAAATTTGAGCAGCACATATTTGCTGATTATTCAAACTTCATCAATGTGGAAAACGTGTATGAGGATGTTCTCCAACAGATACTGGAAAAGGAAGTCCTCTTGG TGGTCAATGAAGCGGCCAGCAAAAAGAAATACAACCTGCTTACAGAGAGCAGATACAATTTCAGTCACTCCAGCCTGTCTACCACTCCTCCCAACAGCCCAAGATACTTAAAGAGCTCCCCAAATCCCAGCACAGCCCTTCCTTCCTCCCCGTTACTGGGCAATGGCCTGAAAGAGAGCCGAACATTCACCGGTGAACTGGAGCAGGAGATGAATGGGGTCGGTCAGTCCTCCCTTAAGTCCAAAGACGCTCAGCCTACAACACTGTGTGAAGATCTGCCAAAATCTGCACCTGTCACAGTCAAAGCTGATGTGGGACAGAATAAGACACTTTTGGACGAGAATGTTGATGATGTGTTTGTCACTGATGATGAGAAAACAATTAAACAGACAGAGACCTCTACGAACACTGCCCCTGAGACCAGACCAGAGCTTATAAAGAATGCTTTGGTCCGTTCTAGTCCCATCGGAAAGGTCACTGAAGCCCTACAACGGGCTGCTACTTCCAGATCAACAGAAGCTAATGTCCCCACGTCAGTAATCAGCTCTGGAGGTGAGGCTGAGCTCACAGCGCCCCCTGCTGGAGAGGACAACATCAGCCCAATTGCGGTTTGTTTACCTATTAAAAATGCAAGTGTTAATGAAATGGATGATGCTGATGACATCATTGAAAGATTATCAGACAGCCAACGAATCATCAATCCAGACATATCATCATCAGACCCAGTCAAGGAAGCCAAACCCATGGACTGTGTGCAAGAGATCAGGGATCTTGTAGTGGAGGTCACTGAAATAGAGGAGATCATGCAGCCCtctgaagacaatgaggaaagCGTCCAGAAAACGTTGTCTACAGATAATGAAGAAAACATTCCCAATATGTTGTCCAAAGAACACGAGGAAAACATTCAGCCATTTGTGTATCTGGTTTAA
- the kifap3a gene encoding kinesin-associated protein 3a yields MQAEDARYLKRQYKGRSLDVHPTEKALVVHYEVEATILGENGDPMLGERKECQKIIRLKSLNFNTDIASLARKVVEECRLISPSRLPEVEQLLFYLQNRKKPAENKEKKHIKPRDLNPFEGMELDEEANINSMDEYVEFLYEEIPEKIRGATLILHLARNPDNLEELLQNEIALGALARVLREDWKQSVDLATTIIYVFFCFSSFSQFHGLITHYKIGALCMNIIEHELKRYDLWQDELQKKKVAGDDDPDNQNLKKDYEKALKKYHGLLAKQEQLLRVAMYLLLNLSEDTRTELKMRNKNIVHLLVKTLDRDCEELLVLVVSFLKKLSIFLENKNDMAETDTVEKLAKLVPCEHEDLLNVTLRLLLNLSFDTILRSKMVQVGLLPKLASLLGDEAQRQIAMCILYHISMDDRFKSMFAYTDCIPQVMKMLFDCGEERIDAELISFCINLAANKRNAQIMCEGNGLKMLMKRALRLKDPLMMKMIRNISQHDGASKNLFIDYVGDLAAQIGQKEEEEFVIECLGTLSNLTIPDLDWELLLKEYNLVPYLKDHLKPGCAEDDLILEVVIMIGTVSMDDSCAIMLAKSGIIPALIELLNAQQEDDEFVCQIVYVFYQMVFHQATRDVIIKETQAPAYLIDLMHDKNAEIRKVCDNTLDIIAEYDVEWGKKIQSEKFRWHNSQWLEMVENREMDEAEPFMYGDDGEPFLQNGDILERPDLFYSADGIIPADGAISPEFFTDYQNGDLLGPQGFHSSSLTDAYGQTGVTSARPTTAYGFRPDEQFYYGYTASR; encoded by the exons ATGCAGGCGGAGGACGCCAGATATTTAAAACG ACAATATAAGGGTCGCAGTTTAGATGTCCACCCGACAGAAAAAGCCCTGGTTGTCCACTATGAAGTGGAAGCAACAATACTGGGAGAAAACGGAGACCCAATGCTCGGAGAACGCAAGGAATGTCAGAAAAT AATTCGCCTGAAAAGCTTGAACTTCAACACAGACATTGCGTCTTTAGCACGGAAGGTAGTGGAAGAATGCAGACTCATTTCCCCTTCTAGACTTCCTGAGGTGGAACAGTTATTGTTCTACCTGCAGAATCGCAAGAAACCTGCTG aaaataaagagaaaaagcaTATCAAACCAAGAGATCTGAATCCCTTTGAAGGCATGGAG TTGGATGAGGAGGCCAACATTAATAGCATGGATGAATATGTAGAGTTTCTGTATGAGGAAATCCCGGAGAAGATCAGAGGAGCTACACTCATCCTCCACTTAGCCCGTAACCCTGACAACCTGGAAGAGTTGCTGCAGAACG AGATAGCTCTCGGAGCGCTGGCTCGAGTCCTGAGAGAAGACTGGAAGCAGAGCGTCGATTTGGCAACCACCATCATCTACGTCTTCTTCTGCTTCTCAAG TTTCTCCCAGTTCCACGGCCTCATCACACACTACAAGATCGGAGCGCTGTGCATGAACATAATTGAGCATGAGCTGAAAAGATATGACCTGTGGCAGGACGAACTGCAGAAGAAGAAGGTGGCTG GGGACGATGACCCGGACAATCAGAACCTGAAGAAGGACTATGAGAAAGCTCTGAAAAAGTACCACGGACTTCTGGCCAAACAGGAACAACTTTTGAGAG TGGCTATGTACCTGCTACTAAATCTGTCCGAGGACACCCGCACAGAGCTGAAGATGAGGAACAAGAACATCGTCCACCTGCTTGTGAAAACATTGGACAGAGACTGTGAAGAACTGCTGGTGTTGGTCGTGTCCTTCCTCAAGAAACTCAGCATCTTCTTGGAGAATAAGAATGACATG GCTGAGACAGACACAGTAGAGAAGCTGGCCAAACTGGTACCCTGTGAACATGAGGATCTCCTGAACGTCACCCTGCGTCTCCTCCTCAATCTCTCCTTCGACACCATCCTCCGCAGCAAGATGGTGCAGGTGGGCCTTCTGCCCAAACTCGCCTCACTGCTTG gagACGAAGCGCAGAGACAGATCGCCATGTGCATTCTGTACCACATCAGCATGGATGACCGTTTCAAGTCCATGTTTGCCTACACCGACTGCATTCCACAG GTCATGAAGATGTTGTTTGATTGTGGAGAGGAGAGGATTGATGCAGAACTCATTTCCTTCTGCATCAATCTGGCTGCCAACAAGAGGAACGCCCAGATCATGTGTGAAG GTAACGGTCTGAAAATGCTGATGAAGAGAGCACTGAGGCTCAAGGACCCTCTAATGATGAAAATGATCCGAAATATATCTCAGCATGATGGAGCGTCTAAGAATCTGTTCATT GACTATGTTGGAGACCTGGCTGCTCAGATCGGACAGAAGGAAGAGGAGGAGTTTGTGATTGAATGCTTGGGCACTCTTTCCAATCTTACAATTCCTGATCTGGATTGGGAACTGTTGCTCAAGGAGTATAACCTGGTGCCTTATCTTAAAGACCACCTCAAACCAG GCTGTGCGGAAGATGACCTAATCCTGGAGGTGGTCATTATGATCGGCACCGTCTCCATGGATGACTCCTGTGCCATAATGTTGGCCAAATCAGGCATCATTCCAGCCTTAATAGAACTACTGAACG CCCAGCAAGAGGACGATGAGTTCGTGTGTCAGATTGTATACGTCTTCTATCAGATGGTGTTTCACCAGGCCACTCGAGACGTGATTATAAAAGAAACAC AGGCTCCAGCGTACCTCATTGACCTGATGCACGACAAGAATGCTGAAATCCGCAAAGTGTGTGATAACACATTGGACATCATCGCT GAATATGATGTGGAGTGGGGCAAAAAGATTCAGAGCGAGAAGTTTCGCTGGCATAACTCTCAGTGGCTGGAGATGGTGGAAAACAGGGAGATGGATGAGGCAGAACCGTTTATGTACGGAGATGATGGAGAACCTTTCCTCCAAAATGGGGACATTCTGGAACGGCCAGACCTCTTCTACAGCGCAG ATGGAATAATCCCAGCAGATGGTGCCATTAGTCCAGAGTTCTTCACAGACTATCAGAACGGAGACCTGTTAGGACCACAGGGGTTCCACAGCAG TTCTTTGACAGATGCGTATGGACAGACAGGAGTGACTTCAGCACGTCCAACCACTGCTTATGGGTTCCGGCCAGATGAGCAGTTTTATTACGGTTACACTGCATCACGGTAA